GTCCGATTGGCGTGCTGCGTATGCTGGACAAGGGTGAGCCCGACGAAAAGATCCTCGCCGTCCCGTCAGACGATCCGTACTTCCACGATGTGTTCGATATCGCGGATTTGTCGCCGCACTACCTCAAGGAAATCGCGCACTTCTTCGGGATCTACAAGGATCTCGAGGGGAAGCGGGTGGAAGTGACGGGGTGGGAGAAAAGCGAGAAGGCGATGGAGATCATCGTGCAGAGCATGCAGCGATATGCACAGGCCTACGGCGCGTCGCGCGCCTAAGCCTTCTTGAGCACCAGGCTGGCGTTGATCCCGCCGAAGCCAAAGCTGTTGCTCAATATCACCTGTGCGGCCAGATCGCGTCCGGTGTTGGGCACGTAATCCAGGTCGCACTCGGGGTCGGGGTTGTCGAGGTTGAGCGTGGGTGGGATCCACCCACGCTGCAGCACCAACGCCGAGATGGCCGCTTCGAACGCGCCCGATGCGCCAAGCGCATGACCGTAGTAGCCCTTGGTGCTGGACACCGGCACCCGATCAGCGTGCGCGCCGAACACGGTGCGAATGGCCGTGGTCTCGGTGGGATCGTTGAGCGGCGTGCTGCTGCCGTGCGCGTTGATGTAGTCCACGTGTTCGGGCGTGACGCCAGCATCATCCAAGGCCTGCCGGATGCACCGCGCCGCCTGCGCGCCACCGGGTAACGGCGCGGTCATGTGATGCGCGTCGTTGGTGGTGCCGAACCCGGCCATCTCACCGTAAATGCGCGCTCCGCGTGCCACAGCGTGCGACCATTCCTCGAGAATGAGCACGGCCGAGCCTTCTCCCATCACGAAGCCGTCGCGGTCGCGATCGAACGGACGTGATGCCTGTTCGGGCGATTCATTGCGCGTGGACATGGCGCGAATGAGGGCGAACGCGCCAAAGCACAGTGTGGCCAGCGGCGCCTCGCTGCCGCCGGCAATCATCACATCGGCGTATCCATCGCGAATTTGCCGGAAGGCTTCGCCGATGGCGATGGTCCCCGACGCGCAGCTCATGGCGTTCGTGCAATTGGGGCCGGACACGCCGAACTCGATGGCGATGTTGCAGCTGGACGATCCACCAAACACGGCCAGCGCCAGCGTGGCATCCACATTGCGCAGACCACCTTGCATGAAGCGCGCGGCCTGCTCCTCGGCGTAGGCCACACCGCCCAGCGCGGTGCCCATCATGGCGCCAATCCGTTCGCGATTCTCCTGTGCGAGATCCAGCCCGGAATCCTTGAGCGCCAGCATGGAGCTGACCACGCTGAACTGGCCGAAGCGATCGAGTCGTTTTACGCGGCGTGGATCGAGGTAGTCCTCGGCGTCGAAACCGTCGACTTCCGCAGCGCAGCGACTGCGAAAGATTGACGAATCGAAACGCGAAGCAGCGCGCACCACTGACCGTTCGGCGCGCAGCCCGTCCCACAGCGATTCAACGCCGATGCCCAGTGGCGTGACACACCCGATTCCGGTGATCGCCACGTGCCGTCGGGAGGGCGCGTCCTGCCGTGCACGGTCGATCATGTGCGCCTCGGGGCCGCGCCGCTTGCCGTGCGCTCGGCCACGCGGGCCAACCCCTCCAGCGTTCGACTGGCAATGCCGTGCACGAACACCGGTCCAATAACCTGCATGGCCGCGAACTCCCCAATGACGGGCCACCCGGGTCCGTTCCATACGTGAACAATTCGTGCCAAGGTACCCTCAGGCGTTTCGGTGAAATTCCATTCCACATCCATGTGCGTGGTGACACCACCAACGTGGCGATAGCGCACCCACGGCACGTCGTAGTTGACCGACATCTCGGACAGCCACCACGTGGGCCAGTTGAACAGTCCGAACGGGCGATTGGCGGCCATTTCCACCAGGCCGCCCCCGTCGGTGGCGCGTTGGCGAAAGCGCACAAAGCGATAGTGTGACAGATACGCCGGCCAGTGTTCGACCTCGCGGGCGATGTCGAACATCACTGACAGCGGTGCGCGCACCAGTCGCTCGTCGATGGTGGTCATGAGGCGATTGGCGGGCAAATCGCCCAGCGCGTATGGCGGATGCAAGGTGGGGCCAGTCATTGGGAGACCATTCCGGGAAACCAGGTGGCCGTCACGCGCCAACCCAGCGCATGACGTACGACAGCACGGCGACCGGTGGCGCGCGTCACGAGCGCGGCCAGTTCGGGTCGTGTATATCCGCGCAGAATCGACACCACACCATCGTGTCGACTGACGGGATGAAAGCCCAGCGCAAACGAGGACAACCAGAGTCCGGCCACGGCGAGCCAGCTCCGACGCAGATCACCGATGATCACGGCATGACGGGCCACGCGCGTGCATTCGCGAAGCAGTTGCATCGCCGTTTCATCTTCAAAATGGTGCAGCACCTGCGAGCAGGTCACGATGTCGATGCTGTCGTCGGCAAACGGCAGCGCCAACCCGTCACCGGCCACGGCATGTGTGCAGACGCTTCGGGCGACACGGGCGAGGGTTGGCGCGAGTTCGAGTCCGATGGTGGTCATCGGCGCGGTGCCGCGGCCCGTGAGGCGCTGCGCCGCAGCCGGGATGTCTCCCAACCCGGTGCCGATATCGAGCAGGCAGATTGACGCGACCGTGGAGGTCTGTGACAACACCACACGGATCTCCCGCAACATCGCCTGACGCCCACCAAACAGCCGGTTGGCCAACGCCACATCGCGCAACGACCGTTCCGCCAGTGCCGGATCGTGCGAAGGATCATCGAGTATCTCGTGTCCCCGTCGTCGCGCCGGCGTGAGGTGCACGTCAGCGTTCGAGTTGGGCGTAACCGCCGCGATAGTAGAGCAGGGGTCGTCCATCGTGCGCCGACCCCGAGTCCACCTCACCGACCACGATGACATGATCGCCGGCGGGATGCCGCGCGACGACGCGACAGTCGAGCGCGCCGAGCGCGTCATCCAGCAGCACGTTGCCCGACGGGCTGCGCGCGCCCGCGACATCGGTGAATCGATCATCGAGCTTGCCGGCAAATCGACGACTGTGCGCCTCCTGGCCGCTGCTGAGGATGTTCACGGCAAACGATGCGGCGCGTTGCATGACCGG
The Gemmatimonadaceae bacterium genome window above contains:
- a CDS encoding methyltransferase domain-containing protein; this encodes MHLTPARRRGHEILDDPSHDPALAERSLRDVALANRLFGGRQAMLREIRVVLSQTSTVASICLLDIGTGLGDIPAAAQRLTGRGTAPMTTIGLELAPTLARVARSVCTHAVAGDGLALPFADDSIDIVTCSQVLHHFEDETAMQLLRECTRVARHAVIIGDLRRSWLAVAGLWLSSFALGFHPVSRHDGVVSILRGYTRPELAALVTRATGRRAVVRHALGWRVTATWFPGMVSQ
- a CDS encoding flavin reductase family protein, translated to MSIDPDLFRAVLGRFATGVAIVTVRDDDGRDHGMTVSAFSSLSLDPPLVLVCIGADATMAPVMQRAASFAVNILSSGQEAHSRRFAGKLDDRFTDVAGARSPSGNVLLDDALGALDCRVVARHPAGDHVIVVGEVDSGSAHDGRPLLYYRGGYAQLER
- a CDS encoding inorganic diphosphatase; its protein translation is MSHNPWHDIPAGKHPPEQVTAIIEIPAKSRNKYELDKETGQFKLDRVLYSAVHYPSDYGFIPRTLHEDGDPLDILVKINEPTFPGCQIAARPIGVLRMLDKGEPDEKILAVPSDDPYFHDVFDIADLSPHYLKEIAHFFGIYKDLEGKRVEVTGWEKSEKAMEIIVQSMQRYAQAYGASRA
- the fabF gene encoding beta-ketoacyl-ACP synthase II, with product MIDRARQDAPSRRHVAITGIGCVTPLGIGVESLWDGLRAERSVVRAASRFDSSIFRSRCAAEVDGFDAEDYLDPRRVKRLDRFGQFSVVSSMLALKDSGLDLAQENRERIGAMMGTALGGVAYAEEQAARFMQGGLRNVDATLALAVFGGSSSCNIAIEFGVSGPNCTNAMSCASGTIAIGEAFRQIRDGYADVMIAGGSEAPLATLCFGAFALIRAMSTRNESPEQASRPFDRDRDGFVMGEGSAVLILEEWSHAVARGARIYGEMAGFGTTNDAHHMTAPLPGGAQAARCIRQALDDAGVTPEHVDYINAHGSSTPLNDPTETTAIRTVFGAHADRVPVSSTKGYYGHALGASGAFEAAISALVLQRGWIPPTLNLDNPDPECDLDYVPNTGRDLAAQVILSNSFGFGGINASLVLKKA